A window of Microbacterium hominis genomic DNA:
GCGCGATCGGCACGCCCAAGAGCATGCTCGTCATGCCGCTCTCCGCACGGGCCGCGTCGGCGTCAGCGGCCGCGGCCAGCGCGGTCTGCTCCCCGACGGTGATGATCGAGTTGAGCGGGCGCCCCGTGCTCGCGGGGTCCACCGTCACACGGTCGTACGCAGCAATCCGCTCGATGTACTCCTGGGTGATTTCCACGGAGGTCGTCACGCCGGCGTTCATCGCGGCCTGCATGTCGAGGACACTGGCCTCGACGAGCTGGAACGGGCCGTCGTCGTAGATGATGCGCTGCGACAGGTCGGCGAGATCGAGGACGTCGATCGATCCGTCGGCCACGGAGTCGAGGTCGGCGACATCGGCCCAGTCGGCAGCCTCTGAAGTCGCGCCGAACGCGTCCGCGAACACCCCGAGATCCTCGACGGTGACCTGGTCATCGCCGGTGAGGTCGAGCTCGGTGTAGTACGGGGCGAGGAAGGACGCGGCCGCCGTGGGGTCGACGTTCTTGTTGACCCAGCCCTTGTGACGGTTGGCGTCGGCCTTCGAGGCGGCGTGGCGCTTGCCCGGCAGTCCGGTGAGGGCGACTGTCGCATCCGCGGCATCCGTGAGCTCGGTGAGCTCCGAAGTCGAGCTGACCAGCGAGGCGGCAGAGAGCGCGATGTTGGCCGACCCACCGTCGATCACGGTGAACGTGAAGGAGCCGAGCTCGACGTCGCCCGAGAGCCCGGGAGACGTGCCCAAGCGCGTGTCGGCAAGAGTGACGATGCCTGCTTCGGAGGACTCGATCGCGTAGCCGCCGTCGGGTGCCGTCGACGAGTTCGCGTCGAACTTCAGGAGGGCCGGGTCGTACATGAACTCGAGTGAGTAGGCGTAGAGGTCGGTGACGCCCTCGGCGACCGCGGTCACCTCGAGCTTCGTGCCCTCGGTCGCCTTCGCGGCGACATCGAGTGCGATCGTCGCCGTCGGCGGGGCAGCGGTGGCAGCGGGCGCGACGAGCGCCGCGCCGCCGAGCACGGTCGCGGGGGCGAGGAGGAGCGCGAGGGCGCGCGCGGGGCGGCGCCCGACGAGCCCTCGAGGGGTTGCTTCAGACATGCGTGAGCAGTCCTTCCTGGGGAGAAGGGGTGGATCCGGCGTCTGCACGGGCTGTTCAGGCGCGGACTATGCCGGTGAATGAACCGTTCCAGATCCGGATTGCGTCGCGATGTCGGCGTGTTGCGTTCCGATTTCCGCGTCGTCAGTCCGACTCACGGCCCGTCGCGTCGTGCCGCACCCCTTCGATGCCGTCCACGCCTGGCATCTGAACGTCCATCAGTACGACGTCGGCGCCGGAGGCGACGGTCTCTCGTGCGGCCGACGTCCGTCGGATGCCTCGCCGACCATGCGCAGATCTGATTCCGCGTCGATGATCGCCGGCCACCCCGAAGGAGGTGCTGGTCATCGGCGATCGCGGGTCCTGGACTGAGAGATGTGGGACGGAGCGCCCCGGTAGCGCAGGAGCGCTTCATCCTGCGCGTAGCCGCAGAAAATAGCACTCGTCCGCGACGCTGGCAACCCCACCTCGATTTCACGTGGGCACACGGCCGGGGGGCATACGATGGGCGACCGCACGACGAAGGAGACGAGAATGACCGACACCCAGGGAAACTCCGAAGCGACCCAGGCGGCGCGAGACGCGGCCGAGCGAGTGCGCAGGTCTGCCGCCGACGGCGCGGAATCGCTCGGTGCAACAGCGGAGCAGATCGCTGACGACCTCTCGGCCGGCGCGGAATCTGCGAAGGGCGATGTCGCAGGAACCGTGAGCGACATCGGGAACAAGGTGAGCGAGAAGGTCGGCGACGTCGTCGATGGAGCCAAGGGTGCTGCGTCCGATGCGAGGGCCGCCGCCGGAAAAGCCGCGGATGCAGCCGTTGACGCCGCGAAGGCCGCGACCGCGAGCATCAAGGATGCGGTCGACGATGTCGATTTCGACAGCGTCGTCGCCCAGACCAAGACGGTCGCCGGCGAGTGGACGGACAAGCTGAAGCAGACCTATCGCGAGCGTCCCGGCGTCGTGATCGCCGCGGCCGCGGGGGCTCTGGTGGTGCTGGGCGCAATCGTGCGCTCGGTCGGTCGTCGCTGAGTGTCGGGCTCACGTGAACTGATGAGGTCACGTGACCCGGTCGCGCCGTCCACGGCATCCATCGCCATCGGGTAGGCGAGGAGCTCGATCGGTGGCGCGCTCCGCGACTGCGTCTGCTCAGGCCTGCTCGATGGGGAGCCAGAGTTCGCACGTGGCTGTGCTGAAGTCGGGAGCCCGATCGAGGACGGCGACGATCGACGGCCCGGGGCGCAGTCGCCAGGTGTTCGAGGGGAACCAGTCGGTGGCGGTGGCCGCCCACGCGTCCTGCAGGGCCGCGGGGTAATCGCCGGTGACCCGGAAGACAGCCCATGCGCCCGCCGGCACGTCGATCACGTCCAGGTCGGCGGGCACAGGCGCGCCGAGCTCGACGGCGACGCCATGCAGGTAGGTGAGTTCGCTGCCTTCGGCATAGTCCGGATCGACGTCGGCGCTGACCTGCAGCAACCCCGCCGGCTCGGTGCTGCTCAGGCTCTTCAGCCGTTCGTGCGCGGTGATGGGCAGGGCGGCGATGTGGGCCTGGATGTGCGGGTTGGGGCCGCGGTGGATGAGCGGCACGCGGGCAGCGTGCCCGATGAGCCGGAATGCGGGGCGGTCGGCGATGCGGGTGTCCATGGGGGTGTTCCCTTCGACGGTCAGTCGGAACCTGAGCTGCGGTTGTGATCGAAGGGGACCGCCATCACGGCGCACGTCGCTGGGCCCTGCGCCATGAACTGAACGGAACGCTCGAGCGAAGGCCTCCGTCGAGCCGTACCGATAGCGGGTAGCGATGTCGAGCAGACTGTCGTCCTGCCGCAGATCGGCGGCGGCGACGGTCATCCGCCGCCGCCGGATGTACTCCGACAGCGGCATCCCGGCCAGTGACGAGAACATCCGCCGCACGTGGTACTCGGTCGTGCCGAGGCTCTTTGCGAGGCCGTCGATGTCCACATCGTCGGTGAGGTTCTGCTCGACGTGCTCGACGACGCGGTTGAGTATCGCGATCACGGTTCCTCCTTCGCGATCCAGCCTTCCCCTCAACGCAGCCTCGGGCCCGATGATCACGGACCGATCCGATCAGTCAGCCGTGTGCCCAGCCGCTCCACTTCGTCGCCTCGACACGGATGACGGGCCCGTGATGCTCCGCGTGCCGGTACTGCTCGTACTTGTTGTTGAGAGCTTCCCAGGCTCGTTCCCACGACTCGCCGCTCTCGACGATCGAGGCGATCCCGTCGGCTCGGACCCACCACAGCAGGCTCCAGTCCTCGTCGTACCGGTCCCAGCAGAGGGCGACGCGCGGGTTGTCCCGGATGTTCCTCAGACGTCTCAGGTCGAGGGTGCTCTTCGGCTTCTCATCGATGCCGATGATCACGAAGCCATCCGCGACGGCGAACGTGACGGGCACGAGGTGGGGATCGCCCGCCGCAGAGACGGTCGCCAGCCGGCCGACCCGCTCCGCAATCGCCAGGCTTCGCGACTCCTCAGCGGCAAGTCTCACGCAGCCATCATGCCTCAGCGTCCGGCGGAGTCGTACATGGGCTCGTTGCGCGCCGGCTGGCGAAGACGATTCCGACGATCCTGGCGTCGCTCGCACTGTTCCCGTAGCCGGAACGAGTCAGAGTTCGGTGGCGAACGTCGCGGCGAGCACGCAGAGTTCGTCGATCCGGCGGTCACGCGCGGCATCCCGGTCGAAGCCCTCGTAGGCGAGCGGCGGAAGTCTCCGCACGTTTGCCGAGCACGTAGGCGGCTGCAGCACCCGACGCGCGGGGCCGCCGCATCTCAGTGGATCGTCTCGCCGCGCGCGAGCATGGCGACGTACTGGGCGACGCGTGCCGCGCGCGTCTCCGGGCGCTTGAGGCTGCCCACGCGGAACGCCATCGCGAAGCGGTTCTGCGCCGATTGCGCGGCGAACGCGGCGGCGATCGCCGGGTCGGCATCCAGTGCCGCCTGAAGCTCGGGAGGGAGTTCCCCGTCACGCTGGCGATACGCGGCATCCCACCGCCCGTCCGCCTTCGCGCGATCGACCTCGCGGAGGCCGGCAGGTCGCATCCGGCCCTCCTCGATCAGACGGGCGACGTGCTCGATGTTGATCTTCGACCACACCCCGCGCGGCCGGCGCGGGGTGAAGACCTGCAGGAAGTAATCCGCATCGAGCGACAGCTTCTGCCCGTCGATCCAGCCGAAGCACAGCGCCACGTCAAGGGCTTGGGCGTAGGTGATGCCAGGCTTGCCCGACGCCGTCTTGCGAAGTCGCAGCCGCACTCCGTCGGGTCCGGGATCCGACTCCAGCCAGCGCTCCCATTCCTCGACGGTGTCGATATGGAGCTCAGGCTTGGCGGAGGCGGCGACCATCCTCGCACCGTAGACCTACCCACCGACAACTTCCATGAGAGCGACTGTCGATACGACGTCCAGGTCGGCTGCGCCGCCCGAGTCACGTCGTCGAGGGCTGTTCGATCAGCGCGAGCTGCGTGCCGTCGGGGTCGATCAGATACCCGGCTCTCAGACCCCACTCCTGCAGGCGAACAGGGTGGAGTCGCGGCATCCCGACAGTCCGCTCCGCGACCCCGGAGCGTTCGACGGCCGCGTAGAGCTCGTCCACGTCGGCGACACGGAGCGAGCACATGAAGCTGCTGGTTGCCGGGTCGAGCTCCGGGTGAGGAAAGAACTCCAGCTGAAGCCCGCCACGAGTCAGGATCATCCAGCCTTCGTCGCGGAACACGCGCTCGAATCCGAAACCTCCGTAGAACCTCTCGGTGCGGTCGAAGTCGCGGGAGGGGAGGTGGGGAACGGCCCGATCGAGACCGGTGGTCGCCTGCATGGGTCAATGGTGCCAGGACGACGCCCACCGCCTGCAAGACTGGCGCGATGACGATGGTTCGCATTGCGCGAGTGAGCGTTCGGATTCTTCTCGGCGGATTCCTCGTCTTCACGGGGCTCAGCCACCTCTTCTGGGCGCGGCGAGGCTTCCAGATCGCCGTTCCCGACTGGGCGCCCCGCGCGACCGGCCTCGACAAGGATGCGATCGTCGTGTCCTCGGGAGTCGTGGAGATCATGCTCGGCGGCGCACTGGTCGCGCTTCCGCGTGAGCGTCGCACCGTCGGGGCGCTGACCGCGGCCTTCTTCGTCGCCGTCTTCCCGGGGAACGTCCATCACTGGCGCACCGGACGCTCGGCGCCGCTGCTGCGCACCGACCGCGCCCGATTCATCCGGCTGTTCCTCCAGCCGGTCCTGATCGCGTGGGCGCTGTGGAGCGCAGGCCCGTGGCGGCACCCGGCATCGGAGCGTGCGCACGGATAGAGTGCCGGGCATGAGGATGCGCGTGGTCACTGCAGGTATTGCCGGCCGGCGTTGAGCGTCGCTGCCATCGCCGCCGTCACGGCGCTCGTCGCCGGAGGGATCACGGTGGGGCTGATCGCCCTGCTCCACGTGCTCGAGCCCGAGTACGACCCGTCGTGGCGGATGATCAGCGAGTATTCGCTCGGGCGGCACGGGTGGGTCATGCGCGTCGCCTTCGTCACGATGGCCATCGGCCCTGCCGCGACATGCATCGCGTTGTGGCCGTTCGGCGGCGCGTGGACCTTGGGTCTGGTCGTTGTGGCCGTGGGCGCGTTCGGTGCCGCGTTCATCGACGCCGATCCGATCATGACCTCGCGTGCCGAGGCGACGCGCGTGGGCAGGGTGCACACGGTGATGGGCGGGCTGTGTCTCGCCGGCTTCCCACCGGCTGCGCTGCTCGCGGGGGTGGGGGTTGCGCCGGCGCTCGGCTGGCTGCTTGCGATCGCGTCTGTCGTTCCCTTCGCCACCCTGGTGTGGTTCCTCCGCGCCGCTGCCCCCGCCCACGGGCAGGGCGGCTCGCCGGAGATCCGGATCGGCTGGCCGGACAGATTCTGCCTGCTCGCCTACCTGGCGTGGGTGGTGCTCGCCACGATCAGCGCGCTGCGCGTCGTGTGACCGGGAAGCGACGCGCCATCGGCGGGTGACGTGCTCTCAGAGCGCGGGCCGGTCCAGCCGGTTCGACACCGCGGAACCCGCGAGCACACCGAGTGCGATCGCGAGCATCGTCGACAGTGTGGCCAGCAGCGAGGCGGCCGCGGCCGAGTCCTGCTCCAGCAGGGAGGTGACGCCGATGAGACCGAGGGCTCCGGGCACGAGCAGCCAGTAGCCGGCCGTGAAGGTCACGAGGGCGGCCGGCCCGGTGGGCTGGCGGGCGACCAGCGCGGTCACCGGCGTGAGCACCAGCGCCCCGATGAACGCCGACAGCACGCCGCCGACGAGCTGATCGCTCAGCACCTGAACGGCATAGGCGACGTACAGCACCAGCAGCATCCACGGGAGCGCGCGTCGGGGCGCGCTCGAGTGCACCGAGATCCCGACGCCCAGCACCGCGACCGCGATCCACGGTGCGAGGGGGCCGAGCGCCGTGCCCTCGATGTCGATGTCGACGTCGGGGATCCCGACCACCACGGCGGCCGTCGCGATGCCGGCGCCCAGCAGCAGCAGTCGCGTCGCGCCGCCGGCGAGCCGCCCCGCGCCCGAGATGAGGTTGCCCGTGGCGAGCTCGAGCATCGCCGTCGTGAGCAGCGTGCCGGGCAGCAGCAGCACCAGGGGCGCCAAGAGGGCGGGGAGGATGCCGTAGCCCAGCCCCGCGCGCAGCAGGAGGAACACCACCACCGCGACGCCGAACGACAGCGCCACCGTGTTGAGGGCGCCGTAGCGGCGCGGCATCCGCTCGGCCACGAGCATGGTGGTGCCGGCGACCAGGCCGAGGCCCGCGGCGAGCAGCACGCCGCTCCACGACGCGCCGAGCAGCACCGACAGCGCACCGCTGAGCAAGCCGTACGCCACCACCCGCGGCACCGGCCCGTACACCGGCGGCATCTCGCGGATGCGGGCGATCTTCTCGACCACCGACCGGGGGCTCAGAACCCCCTTGCGCGCGGCATCCACCGTGCGCTGCAGTTCATCGATCTGCGACAGCAGCAGCCGGATGTCATCGCTGACGACCGCGCCGGTCTGATGCTGCCCCTGCCCACGCGCCGACACCAGCAGGGCGCTGGGGAAGACGAGGGCCTCTGTCTCGGGCAGGCCGTTCACCCGCGCGATATCCGAGATGGCGTTCTGCACCGTCTCGACCGAGTAGCCCGCCTGCGTCATCGCCCGACCGATCGCCTCGGCGGCGGCGAGCGTCAGCTGCGCATCCGGCTGGTCGGCCGGGGAGATGGGCACGCTGCCGGTGAACGTCGCCTCGCGGGCATCGACGACGACGTCACGCGCACCCCGGGGACTGAGGACAAGCAGCACGATCGCCGCGACGGCGATCACACCGGCCGCGAGGAGCATCGAAAGAAGAGCGGTGTCCATGATCGTCTCGGGTAGTGCGAGTCTGGCACGTGCCCGTGGCGTATGCGCGCAGCCGGGCGGAGTCGGCTCCGCTGCCGGTGGCTCACGGGACGGGAGCAAGCGCCCCGGCCGCCCAGGAGGCGGCACGGGGCGCTGCGATCGGTTCGTCAGCCTCCGACGAGGGTCATCACGAGCCGCACGGAGAGGGCGAAGACGGCGACGAGTCCGACGATCCCCAGGAGGTTCTGCCACCAGCGGTTCTTCATGTCGCCCATCAGCCGGGAGCGGTTGGCCATCACGATGATGAGGATCGCGAGAACCGGGGCGATCAGGACGGTGAGCGCCTGCGCGACGATGATGAGCTGGATGGGCGAGCCCTGGAAGATCAGCGTGACCGCGACTCCGAAGGCCAGGATCGCGCCGCTGATGATCTTGGCGGCCGGGGAGCTGGACGAGGCCCCGCGTCCGAGTCCGTCGGAGAGCATCGTGCCGCCCGCGGTGGCGTTGGCGATCATCGAGGAGAACGCTGCGCCGAAGAATCCGAGCGCGAAGATGGTCGATCCGATCGGCCCTGCGAGGGGCTCGAAGATGCCGGCGAGAGCGGCGATCGTGGGAGCGGACTGCCCGGTCTGACCGAGGACGGATGCGGCGACCACGAGGACCAGGGCCGTCATGATCCCGGGCGCGATGATGCCGGGGATGGTGTCGACGACGGTCACGTCGCGGTAGTCCGCCTCGGTGCGCCCGCGCTCCTTGGTGCCGTAGGAGGTATAGAACGCGGCGTTGATCGAGAAGTTCGTGCCGACGAGAGCGACGATGAGCAGCCAGGAGCCGTCGGGAACCGTGGGGAGCAGGCCGCTTCCGGCCGCGGCCCAGTCGGGGTTGGCGACGAAGGCGCTGACGATGAACGCGACGGCCATGAGCCCGACGATGACGACGAGGAGCTTCTCGATGACCCGGTAGACGTTGCGCAGCAGCAGGAGGGTTGCGACGGCGACAGTGCAGATCACCGTCCACATCACGGGGTTCCCGCCGAAGAGCAGCGAGAGGCCGA
This region includes:
- a CDS encoding AraC family transcriptional regulator, translating into MIAILNRVVEHVEQNLTDDVDIDGLAKSLGTTEYHVRRMFSSLAGMPLSEYIRRRRMTVAAADLRQDDSLLDIATRYRYGSTEAFARAFRSVHGAGPSDVRRDGGPLRSQPQLRFRLTVEGNTPMDTRIADRPAFRLIGHAARVPLIHRGPNPHIQAHIAALPITAHERLKSLSSTEPAGLLQVSADVDPDYAEGSELTYLHGVAVELGAPVPADLDVIDVPAGAWAVFRVTGDYPAALQDAWAATATDWFPSNTWRLRPGPSIVAVLDRAPDFSTATCELWLPIEQA
- a CDS encoding TIGR03668 family PPOX class F420-dependent oxidoreductase translates to MRLAAEESRSLAIAERVGRLATVSAAGDPHLVPVTFAVADGFVIIGIDEKPKSTLDLRRLRNIRDNPRVALCWDRYDEDWSLLWWVRADGIASIVESGESWERAWEALNNKYEQYRHAEHHGPVIRVEATKWSGWAHG
- a CDS encoding YdeI/OmpD-associated family protein; the encoded protein is MVAASAKPELHIDTVEEWERWLESDPGPDGVRLRLRKTASGKPGITYAQALDVALCFGWIDGQKLSLDADYFLQVFTPRRPRGVWSKINIEHVARLIEEGRMRPAGLREVDRAKADGRWDAAYRQRDGELPPELQAALDADPAIAAAFAAQSAQNRFAMAFRVGSLKRPETRAARVAQYVAMLARGETIH
- a CDS encoding bleomycin resistance protein, whose product is MQATTGLDRAVPHLPSRDFDRTERFYGGFGFERVFRDEGWMILTRGGLQLEFFPHPELDPATSSFMCSLRVADVDELYAAVERSGVAERTVGMPRLHPVRLQEWGLRAGYLIDPDGTQLALIEQPSTT
- a CDS encoding DoxX family protein, which gives rise to MVRIARVSVRILLGGFLVFTGLSHLFWARRGFQIAVPDWAPRATGLDKDAIVVSSGVVEIMLGGALVALPRERRTVGALTAAFFVAVFPGNVHHWRTGRSAPLLRTDRARFIRLFLQPVLIAWALWSAGPWRHPASERAHG
- a CDS encoding DUF998 domain-containing protein, with the translated sequence MSVAAIAAVTALVAGGITVGLIALLHVLEPEYDPSWRMISEYSLGRHGWVMRVAFVTMAIGPAATCIALWPFGGAWTLGLVVVAVGAFGAAFIDADPIMTSRAEATRVGRVHTVMGGLCLAGFPPAALLAGVGVAPALGWLLAIASVVPFATLVWFLRAAAPAHGQGGSPEIRIGWPDRFCLLAYLAWVVLATISALRVV
- a CDS encoding threonine/serine ThrE exporter family protein encodes the protein MDTALLSMLLAAGVIAVAAIVLLVLSPRGARDVVVDAREATFTGSVPISPADQPDAQLTLAAAEAIGRAMTQAGYSVETVQNAISDIARVNGLPETEALVFPSALLVSARGQGQHQTGAVVSDDIRLLLSQIDELQRTVDAARKGVLSPRSVVEKIARIREMPPVYGPVPRVVAYGLLSGALSVLLGASWSGVLLAAGLGLVAGTTMLVAERMPRRYGALNTVALSFGVAVVVFLLLRAGLGYGILPALLAPLVLLLPGTLLTTAMLELATGNLISGAGRLAGGATRLLLLGAGIATAAVVVGIPDVDIDIEGTALGPLAPWIAVAVLGVGISVHSSAPRRALPWMLLVLYVAYAVQVLSDQLVGGVLSAFIGALVLTPVTALVARQPTGPAALVTFTAGYWLLVPGALGLIGVTSLLEQDSAAAASLLATLSTMLAIALGVLAGSAVSNRLDRPAL
- a CDS encoding Nramp family divalent metal transporter, giving the protein MKSIVDSHKRRRSFWQQLALIGPAFVAGAWQFGPGNLTTAVQAGSSFQYALIWVIVVSTILMIFLTDMSVRLGIKSPVSLIASIKDHLGTWVGVVAGVGVFLITLCFSVGNAVGSGLGLSLLFGGNPVMWTVICTVAVATLLLLRNVYRVIEKLLVVIVGLMAVAFIVSAFVANPDWAAAGSGLLPTVPDGSWLLIVALVGTNFSINAAFYTSYGTKERGRTEADYRDVTVVDTIPGIIAPGIMTALVLVVAASVLGQTGQSAPTIAALAGIFEPLAGPIGSTIFALGFFGAAFSSMIANATAGGTMLSDGLGRGASSSSPAAKIISGAILAFGVAVTLIFQGSPIQLIIVAQALTVLIAPVLAILIIVMANRSRLMGDMKNRWWQNLLGIVGLVAVFALSVRLVMTLVGG